gttttgcatgcagttgaagctaaatcatgtatatcacaagtatttgaagctaaaccattagtttcgcatttattcgaagataagccttctacttcgcattgatttgaagctatatcatgtgtttggcatggatgtgaagctaactcgtttgtttcgcattcatttgaagctatatcacttctatcgcaagtatttgaagctaaatcatgtgtttcgcatgtatttgaagataagccatctacttcgcattgatttcatgctaaatcatgtgtttcgcatggatttgaagctaactcgtttgtttcgcctgcacttcaagctatatcacttatatcgttattatctgaaggtaaatcatttgtttctcatgtatttgtagctaagccttctacatcgcattgatttgaagctaaatcatgcgtgttgaggactcatcagatggatgacggagatcctctgattattgcacttggtgccgactacctcgaaggaccacccactgtagtgggactatttgtaacgcgcaacctaaccgttacgcgtatctctctatgtgttctgttctgttctgtcttGTCTGAGAGTGTTCTGTCTATCGCTCTAAGActgttctgtctgtctgtactcTCTGTATGTTCTGTGTGTACTTCTGAGActgttctgtctgtctgtactcTCTGTATGTTCTGTGTGTCTAAGAGTGTTCTGCCTGTACTGTTGAGAATGTTCTgtttctagaggaccggagtcatgtctaagatcacctcggtcctccctacttctcttaacctagggtgggcggcaaggaattacggtccaatcactgcaatcccaaatccagcgagactgccccaaaacggtgggccgggagttaggagggagagtgacaaAATCTGCTCCTGCGAGacctcccgcgctgatgggcctacgtgcccgaacaatgccagacccaaccgtcattgactggaccgtaatcaaggaccaggagacgttatgacggtgccacatgtgcccgggaacggcccgggaacggcccgggacagacccataccgtccgggtacccaagcacatggcccctgccataaatcctggccacttggccctaACATACCGCCCACCTTGAACATGCATCGCATGTTCAACTATGTCTATATTTGATAATCCATATAAGTGTAAGCTTATGATATGATTACAATCTACGTATTCTGTgcgaatattacaatatttacaatgatcGAGATTTACACTATACATAGTTGCGCTACACCTCGTGTGACATTTCTAAGTGATCTAACGGTATTATACACAATTTTGTCACGGGTCGTTTAATTGTTCCGGTTGACGTTCTGACTGTTGCGACACGAATCACTCCATCTGTACCAGGGTGTACCTGGACGATTCTTCCCATGCTCCACTGTAACGGGGGTAGATTGTCCTCCTTGATGATGACCAAGGAATCCACGGCTAATTTCGACGTGGTGGAATGCTGCCATTTGTGTCGTTGCTGCAACTGTTGTATACATTCCCGCTGCCACCTTTGCCGGAAATGCTGGACCATTTGCTGGATTAGCTGGTATCTGTTAAGTCGAGTGACCTTGATATCTCGTAGGTCATGAGATGGCAGTGTTGTAAGGGCAGTACCAATTAAAAAATGCCCAGGAGTCAAAGGGTTTAGGTCTGTGGGATCTGAGGATAATGGTGAAAGTGGACGTGAATTTAAACAGGATTCTATTTGCGTCAGTAACGTATATAGCTCTTCGAACGTGAGCCTCTGATCTCCTATAACGCGTGTGAGGTGGTATTTAGTAGGCGGATTGCTCGTGTGTACCTTCTACAATGCGCGACATATGCCCTAACGTCTCATATTCTGACATGAATTCTGTATACTGCTGTCTTTTGGTCGTAGTCTATGGGTGCGTTGGATAGTCATCCGCCCACCCTGAGTAGTCCGCCATTGTCCAGAAATACATTTAGGGACCGTAGCGCACTGGAATTTGGAAGTGCTTGTTGCGTTTGTACTAATCTGATCTCTGTCGAAAATGCCTCCTTTTGCGCAAGTAATTCCAAACGTGTTCTCGCTGCATTGATTTCTATTGTTTGGGGTTAGTTCCTCTATGTCCCAAAACCTCTCTAATTGAGATTGCAGGTCATTGAGTGTGGCTAAACAACACTTATTCTCTTGTGGTAATTTCTTATCTGCCCAGGTAAGAGTGCCTCCCAAAACCCAACCGAGTTGGGTCTTTTGCAAGAGCAGGTTGGGAGTTGATTTGTGTTGACCGACACATAGCaatgtccaaaatagacctgctcCAATGAGCATATCTATTGGCCGTTGTAAATGGAATTCTGGATCGGCTAGCTCTATGTGACttggaatttctattttttctctaTGTATCTGAAAATTGGGCATGTCTGACGTGATGGTTTCTATTGATAGGCATTGTACCGTGTGTTGAGATTTATTATATCGCGAATGAATTGTTAATGTTGCTCTACCTTCTATGGAATTTACTGCCCTTCCTAATCCTGTCACTGTTGAACTTATTGCAGTCGGTTTGATGCCGAGTCGTTGGCAAAATGCCGTGGTTATAAAATTTGCTTGAGATCCCGAATCTAATAATACCCTGCATTTATGTGACTGACCACCCTTGTCCTTGACATAAACTATTGCTGTCGATAATACGGCATGCCCTATTGTATTTGCTACGTTAGCTGTGAGTACTGGGGGTTCTCGCGAATCTGATTCTCCTGTATCCGCGTAGCCTTCTTCTGCGCGTTTGAATTCGGGATTATGTAATAAGGAATTATGCTTCCTTCCACACTGTTTGCAATGACTCCGTGTACACGCCCGTACCCGATGTCCCGATGACAAACAATTGAAGCACAGCCGCGCTTCTTGCACTATCTttgtttttgtatttaaatcgcTGTTCTTAAATTTCTCACAGTTATATATCGCGTGATTGGCCTTACATGCGGGGCACCCGGCTGAGTTAACTACATGCGAAGCTATGTAGTTGTAACGAGGGGTATTATTTGTTCCTCGAGGTCGCTGGTCGACCCTGGGTGCAGCTACCTGAACACTGACCGcgatatttgctaaatatttgGAACGTTCTTCTATAAACGCAGAGAATTGACCAAATGTAGGCATTTCCGACTGAGATATTATTCTCTTTTCCCATTCTCTCATGGACACTTGACCTAACTTTCTGGACAATAATGGAACTAACATGGTATCCCAAGTTTCAACCGATTCACCCAAAGACATTAACGCTATTCTATGATTTGTAGCTTCGTCCAGAAATTCCCGCAATGTGATGTCTGATTCCCTTTGAATGGATTTTAAATCAAGTAATGAATTTACATGGTGCCGCTTGAGACTTGTGGAATCTTCATATCGCGACTTGAGTAATTCCCATGCATGTCTGTAATTTGTTCCGGACACGCCTAACGCTTGAATCACACGAGCCGCTACCCCCTTGAGTGAGGTATTTAAATAATGGAACCGTTGTATGTCTGTTAATGAATTATTCTCATGAATCACTGATGTAAATGTGTCTTTAAATTTCACCCAATCACTGTAATTGCCATCAAAGGAAGGCAGTTGCAGTGTCGGTAATCTAATGTTTATTGCGGTATCTGCAGTCTGCGCGGATATCGGGCTGTTCGTGGTTATCCTACTCTGTTCCGGAGTGGCACGGGCAATGACTATTTCGACTTGATCTATCAGATCAAAATACGCCGTCTCGAATTCTTCGCGCTCGATCGCGTGCGCTGCTTCGGCGTCCGTTCCAGCTACGAGTATTTCGATTCTCGTTTGAACTCTATTAAAATTGTCAAGGAGACATACATTTGCATCTAACCGTTTCTTAAGAGAGCCCACCGAAGTCGTGGTCGcgaatttgcaaataaatgtcTTGAACCGCGTGAGTGCAGCCTTGACCGTTCCGCGCTCGATCATCAACGGTTTGAGATCTTCCGCCATAGTGATTTACTGACGCAAATGGGACTATAAAGGTACTTATCACTTGGGCTGGGATACTTGGTACTGCTGTCGATGCCTGTTGGCTGCACTGGGATGCTGCGTTGTTCTGCAATGATGTTGAGCTGCTGCGTGATTGTCCTGCTGTGGTGCTGGACTTCTGTGGTGTTGCACTGCTCTGAAGCTATATGCACTGCCTGCTCTGGATGCTGTAGCCTCCGGAAGAAACTTCTCGTCACTGAGCTCCTGAGATTCCTGATTGAAGCCAGGTGTTGGTGCTCTCGTGATACACTGTACTGCGTGGCTGTAGCCTCCGATGATCTGTCACTTCGTCTGTGCGTTCTtatatccggctcgaaggaccaaatgctGCGTGGCTGTAGCCTCCGATGATCTGTCACTTCGTCTGTGCGTTCTtagaatccggctcgaaggaccaaatgatCTGTCACTTCGTCTCTGCGTTCTtatatccggctcgaaggaccaaatgttgaggactcatcagatggatgacggagatcctctgattattgcacttggtgccgactacctcgaaggaccacccactgtagtgggactatttgtaacgcgcaacctaaccgttacgcgtatctctctatgtgttctgttctgttctgtcttGTCTGAGAGTGTTCTGTCTATCGCTCTAAGActgttctgtctgtctgtactcTCTGTATGTTCTGTGTGTACTTCTGAGActgttctgtctgtctgtactcTCTGTATGTTCTGTGTGTCTAAGAGTGTTCTGCCTGTACTGTTGAGAATGTTCTgtttctagaggaccggagtcatgtctaagatcacctcggtcctccctacttctcttaacctagggtgggcggcaaggaattacggtccaatcactgcaatcccaaatccagcgagactgccccaaaacggtgggccgggagttaggagggagagtgacaaAATCTGCTCCTGCGAGacctcccgcgctgatgggcctacgtgcccgaacaatgccagacccaaccgtcattgactggaccgtaatcaaggaccaggagacgttatgacggtgccacatgtgcccgggaacggcccgggacagacccataccgtccgggtacccaagcacatggcccctgccataaatcctggccacttggccctaacaatgcgtttcgcatggattttaagttaacccgtttgttttgcctgcatttgaagctatatcacttatattcgcatgtatttgaagctatatcacttatattcgcatgtatttgaagcaaaacctttcttttcgcatggttttgaagctaagccttctacttcgcatgaatttacagctaaatcatgcgtttcgcatggattttaagctaacccgtttgtattgcctgcatttgaagctatatcacttatatcgcaattatccgaatataaatcatttgtttctcatgtatttgtagctaagccttctacatcgcattgatttgaagctaaatcatgtgtttcgcacggatttgaagataactcgtctgtttcgcatgcagttgaagctatatcacttatattcgcaagtatttgcaaccaaatcattcggtttgcaaggttttgaaggtaagccttatacttcgcattgatttgatgctaaatcatgtgtttcgcatggatttgaagataactcgtttatttcgcatgtatttgaaactatatcacttatattcacaagtatttgaagccaaatcattcggttcgcatggatttgaagctaagccttctacttcgcattgatttgaagttaaatcatgtgttacgcttggatttgaagctcactcgtttgttacgcctgcatttgaagcttaatcatgtatatcacaagtatttgaaggaaaaccatttgttttgtacctaaatcatgtgtttcgcttggatttgaagctaactcgtttgtttcgcctgcatttgaaactatatcacttatatcgcaagcatttgaagctaaatcgatcgtttagcatggatttgaagctaagccttctacatcgcattggtttgaagctaaatcatgcatttagcattgattcgaagctaactcgtttgattcgcttgctgttgaatcaaaatcacgcatatcacaagtatttgaaactaaaccatttgtttcgcatggattcgaagatcagccttctagttcgcattgatttgaagctaaatcacgtgtttcgcatagattagaagctaactcgtttgtttcgcattcatttgaagctatatcacttctatcgcaagtatttgaagctaaatcatgtgtttcgcatgtatttgaagataagccatctacttcgcattgatttcaagctaaatcatgtgtttcgcatgcatttgaagctacctcgatttttttcgcatgcagttgaaagtaaatcatgtacatcacaattatttgatgctaaaccacttgtttcgcatgaatttgaagctaaaccatctacatcgcattgatttgtagctaaatcaagtgtttcgcttgtatttgaagctagttcgtttgttttgcatgcagttgaagctaaatcatgtatatcacaagtatttgaagctaaaccattagtttcgcatttattcgaagataagccttctacttcgcattgatttgaagctatatcatgtgtttggcatggatgtgaagctaactcgtttgtttcgcatgcagttgaagctaaatgatgtttatcacaagtatttgaagctaaaccatttgtttcgtatggattcgaagataagccttctacttcgcattgatttaaagcaaaatcatgtgtttcgcatggatttgaagctaactcgttaatttcgcatgcaattgaatctaaatcatgtatatcataagtatttgaagctaaaacatttgattcgcatagattcgaagatcagccttctgcttcgcattgatttgaagctaaatcatgtggttcgcatggatttgaagctaactcgtttgtttcgcctgcatttgaagctaaatcatgtatatgacaagtatttgaagctaaaccatttgtttcgcatagattcgaagatcagccttcttcttcgcattgatttgaagctaaatcatgtgtttcgaaaggatttgtagttaactcgtttgtttcgcctgaatttgaagctaattcatgtatatcacaagtatttgaagctaaaccatttgtttcgcatggatctgaagctaagccttctacttcgcattgattcgaatctaaatcaagtgttccgcttggatttgaagataagccatctacttcgctttgatttgaatctaaatcatgtgtctcgcattgatttgaagctaaatcatgtgtttcgcattaatttgatgataactcgttcgttcgtctgcatttgaagttattacatttatatcgcaagtatttcaatctaaatcatgtgtttcgctcggatttaaagctgagccttctacttcccattgatttgatgctaaatcatatgttccgctcggatttgaagctaactgtttgttccgcctgcatttgaagctatatcacatatattgcaagtatttgaagctaaatcatttgtttcgcatggatttgaaactaagccttccacttcccattgatttgaagcaaaatcatgtgactcgcatggatttgaacctcactcgttcgtttcagctgcatttgaaactaaatcatgtatatcacaagtatttgaagctataccatttgtttcgcatggatttgaagataatccttctagttcacattgatatttagctaactcgattgtttcgcctgcacttgaagctatatcacttatatcgctattatctgaagataaatcatttgtttctcgtgtatttgtagctaagccttctacatcgcattgatttgaagctaaatcatgcgtttcgcatggattttaagctaacccgtttgttttgcctgcatttgatgctatatcacttatatcgcaattatccgaatataaatcatttgtttctcatgtatttgtagctaagccttctacatcgcattgatttgaagctaaatcatgtgtttcgcatggattttaagctaacccgtttgttttgcctgcatttgaagctatatcacttatattcgcatgtatttgaagcaaaacctttcttttcgcatggttttgaagctaagccttctacttcgcatgaatttatagctaaatcatgtgtttcgcttggatttgaagctaactcgtttgtttcgcatatagatgAAGCTcagacatgtatatcacaagtatttgaacccaaaccatttgtttcgcatggatttgaagctaaaccatttgattcgcttgtatttgaagctaactcgtttgtttcgcacgcagttgaagctatatcacttatattcgcatgtatttgaagcaaaacctttcttttcgcatggttttgaagctaagccttctacttcgcatgaatttatagctaaatcatgcgtttcgcatggattttaagctaacccgtttgtattgcctgcatttgaagctatatcacttatatcgcaattatccgaatataaatcatttgtttctcatgtatttgtagctaagccttctacatcgcattgatttgaagctaaatcatgtgtttcgcatggatttgaagataactcgcctgtttcgcatgcagttgaagctatatcacttatattcgcaagtatttgaaaccaaatcattcggtttgcaaggttttgaaggtaagccttatacttcgcattgatttgatgctaaatcatgtgtttcgcatggatttgaagataactcgtttatttcgcatgcatttgaaactatatcacttatattcacaggtatttgaagccaaatcattcggttcgcatggatttgaagctaagccttctacttcgcattaatttgaagttaaatcatgtgttacgcttggatttgaagctcactcgtttgtttcgcctgcatttgaagcttaatcatgtatatcacaagtatttgaaggaaaaccatttgttttgtacctaaatcatgtgtttcgcttggatttgaagctaactcgtttgtttcgcctgcatttgaaactatatcacttatatcgcaagcatttgaagctaaatcgatcgtttagcatggatttgaagctaagccttctacatcgcattggtttgaagctaaatcatgcatttagcattgattcgaagctaactcgtttgattcgcttgctgttgaatcaaaatcacgcatatcacaagtatttgaaactaaaccatttgtttcgcatggattcgaagatcagccttctagttcgcattgatttgaagcaaaatcacgtgtttcgcatagattagaagctaactcgtttgtttcgcattcatttgaagctatatcacttctatcgcaagtatttgaagctaaatcatgtgtttcgcatgtatttgaagataagccatctacttcgcattgatttcaagctaaatcatgtgtttcgcatgcatttgaagctaactcgatttttttcgcatgcaattgaaggtaaatcatgtacatcacaattatttgatgctaaaccacttgtttcgcatgaatttgaagctaaaccatctacatcgcattgatttgtagctaaatcaagtgtttcgcttgtatttgaagctagttcgtttgttttgcatgcagttgaagctaaatcatgtatatcacaagtatttgaagctaaaccattagtttcgcatttattcgaagataagccttctacttcgcattgatttgaagctatatcatgtgtttggcatggatgtgaagctaactcgtttgtttcgcatgcagttgaagctaaatgatgtttatcacaagtatttgaagctaaaccatttgtttcgtatggattcgaagataagccttctacttcgcattgatttaaagcaaaatcatgtgtttcgcatggatttgaagctaactcgttaatttcgcatgcagttgaatctaaatcatgtatatcataagtatttgaagctaaaacatttgattcgcatagattcgaagatcagccttcttcttcgcattgatttgaagctaaaccatgtgtttcgcatggattcgaagataagccttctacttcgcattgatttgatgctaaatcatgtgtttcatttggatttgaggctaactcgtttgtttcgcatgctgttaaatgtaaatcatgtatatcacaagtatttgaagctaaacaatttgtttcgcacggattcgaagataagcctactacttcgcattgatttaaagcaaaatcatgtgtttcgcatggatttgaagctaaacaatctgtttcgatatggattctgtgatcagccatctacatcgcattgatttgaagctaaatcatgtgattcgcttggatttggagctaactcgtttgtttcgcatgcagttgaagctatatcatgtatatcacaggtatttgaagctaaaccattagtttcgcatttattcgaagataagccttctacttcgcattgatttgaagctacatcatgtgtttcgaaaggatttgtagttaactcgtttgtttcgcctgaatttgaagctaattcatgtatatcacaagtatttgaagctaaacaatctgtttcgtgtggtttcggaaatcagccttctgcttcgcattgatttgaagctaaatcatgtggttcgcatggatttgaagctaactcgtttgtttcgcctgcatatgaagctaaatcatgtatatgacaagtatttgaagctaaaccatttgtttcgcatagattcgaagatcagccttcttcttcgcattcatttgaagctaaatcatgtgtttcgaaaggatttgtagttaactcgtttgtttcgcctgaatttgaagctaattcatgtatatcacaagtatttgaagctaaaccatttgtttcgtgtggtttcggaaatcagccttctgcttcgcattgatttgaagctaaatcatgtggttcgcatggatttgaagctaactcgtttgtttcgcctgcatatgaagctaaatcatgtatatgacaagtatttgaagctaaaccatttgtttcgcatagattcgaagatcagccttcttcttcgcattcatttgaagctaaatcatgtg
The Megalopta genalis isolate 19385.01 unplaced genomic scaffold, iyMegGena1_principal scaffold0445, whole genome shotgun sequence DNA segment above includes these coding regions:
- the LOC143263290 gene encoding uncharacterized protein LOC143263290; the encoded protein is MAEDLKPLMIERGTVKAALTRFKTFICKFATTTSVGSLKKRLDANVCLLDNFNRVQTRIEILVAGTDAEAAHAIEREEFETAYFDLIDQVEIVIARATPEQSRITTNSPISAQTADTAINIRLPTLQLPSFDGNYSDWVKFKDTFTSVIHENNSLTDIQRFHYLNTSLKGVAARVIQALGVSGTNYRHAWELLKSRYEDSTSLKRHHVNSLLDLKSIQRESDITLREFLDEATNHRIALMSLGESVETWDTMLVPLLSRKLGQVSMREWEKRIISQSEMPTFGQFSAFIEERSKYLANIAVSVQVAAPRVDQRPRGTNNTPRYNYIASHVVNSAGCPACKANHAIYNCEKFKNSDLNTKTKIVQEARLCFNCLSSGHRVRACTRSHCKQCGRKHNSLLHNPEFKRAEEGYADTGESDSREPPVLTANVANTIGHAVLSTAIVYVKDKGGQSHKCRVLLDSGSQANFITTAFCQRLGIKPTAISSTVTGLGRAVNSIEGRATLTIHSRYNKSQHTVQCLSIETITSDMPNFQIHREKIEIPSHIELADPEFHLQRPIDMLIGAGLFWTLLCVGQHKSTPNLLLQKTQLGWVLGGTLTWADKKLPQENKCCLATLNDLQSQLERFWDIEELTPNNRNQCSENTFGITCAKGGIFDRDQISTNATSTSKFQCATVPKCISGQWRTTQGGRMTIQRTHRLRPKDSSIQNSCQNMRRDQRLTFEELYTLLTQIESCLNSRPLSPLSSDPTDLNPLTPGHFLIGTALTTLPSHDLRDIKVTRLNRYQLIQQMVQHFRQRWQRECIQQLQQRHKWQHSTTSKLAVDSLVIIKEDNLPPLQWSMGRIVQ